A stretch of the Oncorhynchus tshawytscha isolate Ot180627B unplaced genomic scaffold, Otsh_v2.0 Un_contig_8471_pilon_pilon, whole genome shotgun sequence genome encodes the following:
- the LOC121844893 gene encoding TSC22 domain family protein 4-like isoform X2, with translation MSGGKKRSGFQITSVTSDYTQSSGEAPPHVQASSQSNPSLQSSSQSTDSSQPGLSHQQGSFSQPTTPLSLRKSNSQDAVGQGSRFRVVRLGQGHGGPYCRGRWTCTDFLEREEGVGPRWVMDSMRHAHSLESLEGIGLQRAGGGAGGELLGHMRTLRTGHLVHSQGTSHLLAQPIGSDVEGFGGLKPLLHSDPPNPTHLERFNLRVVDSMPPAQPPPTEHPTPSTPGCGRYREDFMDMES, from the coding sequence atgagtggggggaagaagaggagtggCTTCCAGATTACTAGTGTGACGTCAGACTACACGCAGAGCTCTGGGGAAGCCCCACCCCATGTTCAGGCCTCTAGCCAATCAAATCCCTCCCTTCAGTCCTCCAGCCAATCCACTGATTCCTCCCAGCCTGGCCTCTCCCACCAGCAGGGAAGTTTCTCCCAGCCGACGACTCCCCTCTCTCTGAGGAAATCCAACTCACAAGATGCTGTGGGGCAGGGGTCCAGGTTTCGAGTTGTCAGATTGGGCCAGGGCCATGGAGGACCCTATTGCCGGGGGCGGTGGACCTGTACAGACTTTTTGGAacgagaggaaggggtggggccTAGATGGGTGATGGACAGCATGAGACACGCCCACTCTCTGGAGTCCCTGGAGGGGATTGGTCTAcagagggctgggggaggggctgGAGGCGAGCTGCTGGGGCACATGCGCACTCTCAGGACAGGACACCTTGTTCACTCTCAGGGtacctcccacttgctggcccaGCCAATAGGGTCAGACGTGGAGGGGTTTGGAGGGCTGAAgcctctcctccacagtgaccCGCCCAACCCCACACACCTGGAAAGATTCAACTTGCGAGTGGTCGACTCCATGCCCCCTGCCCAGCCCCCGCCCACGGAACATCCCACCCCCTCTACGCCTGGATGTGGACGCTACCGGGAGG
- the LOC121844893 gene encoding TSC22 domain family protein 2-like isoform X1, translating to MSGGKKRSGFQITSVTSDYTQSSGEAPPHVQASSQSNPSLQSSSQSTDSSQPGLSHQQGSFSQPTTPLSLRKSNSQDAVGQGSRFRVVRLGQGHGGPYCRGRWTCTDFLEREEGVGPRWVMDSMRHAHSLESLEGIGLQRAGGGAGGELLGHMRTLRTGHLVHSQGTSHLLAQPIGSDVEGFGGLKPLLHSDPPNPTHLERFNLRVVDSMPPAQPPPTEHPTPSTPGCGRYREVSVESVSFPAQLPWAPPTG from the coding sequence atgagtggggggaagaagaggagtggCTTCCAGATTACTAGTGTGACGTCAGACTACACGCAGAGCTCTGGGGAAGCCCCACCCCATGTTCAGGCCTCTAGCCAATCAAATCCCTCCCTTCAGTCCTCCAGCCAATCCACTGATTCCTCCCAGCCTGGCCTCTCCCACCAGCAGGGAAGTTTCTCCCAGCCGACGACTCCCCTCTCTCTGAGGAAATCCAACTCACAAGATGCTGTGGGGCAGGGGTCCAGGTTTCGAGTTGTCAGATTGGGCCAGGGCCATGGAGGACCCTATTGCCGGGGGCGGTGGACCTGTACAGACTTTTTGGAacgagaggaaggggtggggccTAGATGGGTGATGGACAGCATGAGACACGCCCACTCTCTGGAGTCCCTGGAGGGGATTGGTCTAcagagggctgggggaggggctgGAGGCGAGCTGCTGGGGCACATGCGCACTCTCAGGACAGGACACCTTGTTCACTCTCAGGGtacctcccacttgctggcccaGCCAATAGGGTCAGACGTGGAGGGGTTTGGAGGGCTGAAgcctctcctccacagtgaccCGCCCAACCCCACACACCTGGAAAGATTCAACTTGCGAGTGGTCGACTCCATGCCCCCTGCCCAGCCCCCGCCCACGGAACATCCCACCCCCTCTACGCCTGGATGTGGACGCTACCGGGAGG